One window of Stigmatella aurantiaca genomic DNA carries:
- a CDS encoding FAD-dependent monooxygenase: MRKARVDVAIVGGGPVGLMLACELAIAGVTVSVFERRTQRVAQSRALSLHPRSLEVLALRGLAERFLARGQPLPMGHYAALETRLDFSVLDTAFPFSLFIPQAVTEALLEERALELGVALHRGHHVTGLEQLPDEVRLEGTGGGGTFRTEARYVVGADGARSAVRTLAGIGFPGTEATMSLMLGDFVLTEPLPRPALTVSNPRGLLMVAPLGDGLHHRLVVMAADRMQVPLSEPVTVEELERSVRHIAGTSFGLKSPLWLSRFGNETRQAVAYRTGRVFLAGDAAHVHLPAGGQGLNVGLQDAMNLGWKLVGVLRGLAPEPLLDTYQHERHPVGAALLQNTLSQTALLDAAHPEGQALRAAMSRLLTLPAANRLLAEQISAFDVAYPDPVLPAPPGMEAPAGWVGTRLPDVSLRCEDGATRPLYSLMHEGKWLLLQRPASQGRASPEVPWARWTSTVTAEPAGGPEVLRQWSSVLLRPDGRVGYAARA; this comes from the coding sequence ATGCGGAAAGCGCGAGTGGATGTGGCCATCGTGGGGGGCGGTCCGGTGGGGTTGATGCTGGCGTGCGAGCTGGCGATCGCGGGGGTGACGGTCTCCGTGTTCGAGCGCCGCACGCAGCGCGTGGCCCAGTCCCGGGCCCTGTCGCTGCACCCGCGCAGCCTGGAGGTGCTGGCGCTGCGGGGGCTCGCGGAGCGGTTCCTGGCGCGGGGGCAGCCCCTGCCCATGGGGCACTACGCCGCGCTGGAGACCCGGCTGGACTTCTCGGTGCTCGACACGGCGTTTCCCTTCTCCCTGTTCATCCCCCAGGCCGTCACGGAGGCGCTCCTGGAGGAGCGGGCCCTGGAGCTGGGCGTGGCCCTGCACCGGGGGCACCACGTCACGGGGCTCGAGCAGCTTCCGGACGAGGTGCGGCTCGAGGGCACGGGCGGCGGCGGGACGTTCCGCACGGAGGCCCGCTACGTGGTGGGCGCGGATGGGGCCCGCAGTGCCGTGCGGACGCTGGCGGGCATCGGGTTTCCGGGAACGGAGGCGACGATGAGCCTGATGCTGGGGGACTTCGTGCTCACGGAGCCGCTGCCGCGGCCGGCGCTCACCGTCTCGAATCCCCGGGGCCTGCTGATGGTGGCGCCCCTGGGCGATGGCCTCCACCACCGCCTCGTGGTGATGGCCGCGGACCGGATGCAGGTGCCCCTGTCCGAGCCTGTCACGGTGGAGGAGCTGGAGCGCTCGGTGCGGCACATCGCGGGCACAAGCTTCGGGCTGAAGTCCCCGCTCTGGCTGTCCCGCTTCGGCAACGAGACCCGGCAGGCGGTGGCCTACCGGACAGGCCGCGTGTTCCTGGCGGGAGACGCCGCCCATGTCCACCTGCCCGCGGGCGGGCAGGGCCTCAACGTGGGCCTCCAGGATGCGATGAACCTCGGCTGGAAGCTGGTGGGGGTGCTGCGGGGCCTGGCCCCCGAGCCGCTCCTCGACACCTACCAGCACGAGCGCCACCCGGTGGGGGCGGCCCTCCTCCAGAACACGCTGAGCCAGACGGCCCTGCTGGACGCGGCCCACCCCGAGGGTCAGGCCCTCCGGGCGGCGATGTCGCGGCTCCTGACGCTGCCCGCCGCCAACCGCCTGCTCGCCGAGCAGATCTCCGCCTTCGATGTGGCCTATCCCGACCCCGTGCTGCCCGCCCCGCCCGGGATGGAGGCCCCGGCGGGCTGGGTGGGCACGCGGCTGCCCGATGTGTCCCTGCGCTGCGAGGATGGCGCCACCCGGCCGCTCTACTCGCTCATGCACGAAGGAAAGTGGCTCCTGCTCCAGCGCCCCGCGTCCCAGGGGCGGGCCTCCCCGGAGGTTCCCTGGGCGCGCTGGACGTCCACCGTCACCGCCGAGCCGGCGGGGGGGCCGGAAGTGCTGCGGCAGTGGTCCTCCGTGCTGCTCCGCCCGGATGGACGGGTGGGCTACGCGGCGCGCGCCTGA
- a CDS encoding TetR/AcrR family transcriptional regulator C-terminal domain-containing protein, giving the protein MRIQRDQVVQAALELLDEAGLEGVTMRKLAQRLNIQAPSLYWHFASKQALLEGMADALIAPVARTVAPQARWEEVATTVAAELRRALTSRRDGAQVFAGIYAVTENVLRVSEVLMGALRGAGASSKSASWGCFSILYYVLGFAMEEQALDPRWNPDGVGLPQRREEFAAFAPRFPHVLATLEATLDPDLEARFAFGLRCLLTGLGTALEC; this is encoded by the coding sequence ATGCGCATCCAGAGAGACCAGGTGGTGCAGGCCGCCCTCGAGCTGCTGGACGAGGCGGGCCTCGAAGGGGTCACCATGCGCAAGCTGGCGCAGCGGCTGAACATCCAGGCCCCGTCGCTCTACTGGCACTTCGCCAGCAAACAGGCGCTGCTGGAGGGCATGGCGGATGCGCTCATCGCGCCGGTGGCGCGCACCGTGGCGCCGCAGGCGCGCTGGGAGGAGGTGGCCACCACGGTGGCCGCCGAGCTGCGGCGGGCGCTGACGTCACGCCGGGATGGTGCGCAGGTCTTCGCGGGCATCTACGCCGTCACGGAGAACGTGCTGCGCGTGAGCGAAGTCCTGATGGGAGCCCTGCGGGGCGCGGGGGCTTCCTCCAAGAGCGCGTCCTGGGGGTGCTTCTCCATCCTCTATTACGTGCTCGGCTTCGCCATGGAGGAGCAGGCGCTGGACCCGCGGTGGAACCCGGACGGGGTGGGGCTGCCCCAGCGCCGCGAGGAGTTCGCCGCCTTCGCCCCGCGCTTTCCCCACGTCCTGGCCACGCTGGAGGCCACGCTGGACCCGGACCTCGAGGCCCGCTTCGCCTTCGGGTTGCGCTGCCTCCTCACCGGGCTCGGCACGGCCCTGGAGTGTTGA
- a CDS encoding 4-alpha-glucanotransferase, producing MLPTGRLSGLLLPVFSFRSRTDFGIGDFGAMPGLFKWMNEARQKILMVLPLLPTAPGDPSPYATRSAFGLNPLFIDLKSLPEFQATGGEDSLTDEQKRQLAEARAAPRVRYDLVFPLKDAAFARAFEHFEQKEWASKSPRAQQFQAWREAQGEWVESYALFTAISEDQQRRAWWEWPEPLRTRQPEAIRAEGTRLERRVRYHAWLQWVAEQQWNSVREDAKARGILLCGDEPFIIGQDSSDVWAHPDILRRDARLGVPPDDFSATGQDWGLPYFDFAAMEKDDYRWLKYRATKAASYYDLRRVDHAVGYFRQWIRDEQTPTGRFIPPDEESHKRLGEKLFRLLSQDAGIVAEDLGVIPPFVRQILANLGLPGYRVMRWERDDMTYRHPHQYPAVSLVTTGTHDTEPMADWWEAARDDERAAVARTWPEFQGVEVSPKFNAEIHRAMLAAALNSSSNLCVLPWQDILGTRDRINLPGTMSDSNWAYRISQNVEELLEDPQSRASAERLAWLTASARR from the coding sequence ATGCTCCCTACCGGTCGGCTCTCCGGCCTTTTGCTACCCGTTTTTTCCTTCCGCTCGCGTACTGACTTCGGCATCGGCGACTTCGGCGCGATGCCCGGCCTGTTCAAGTGGATGAACGAGGCCCGTCAGAAAATCCTGATGGTGCTGCCGCTGCTGCCCACCGCGCCCGGCGATCCCAGCCCCTACGCCACGCGCTCGGCCTTCGGCCTCAACCCGCTCTTCATCGACCTGAAGTCCCTGCCCGAGTTCCAGGCCACCGGAGGCGAGGACTCGCTGACGGACGAGCAGAAGCGCCAGCTCGCCGAGGCGCGCGCCGCCCCGCGCGTGCGCTACGACCTGGTGTTCCCGCTCAAGGACGCCGCGTTCGCGCGGGCCTTCGAGCACTTCGAGCAGAAGGAGTGGGCCTCCAAGAGCCCCCGCGCCCAGCAGTTCCAGGCCTGGCGCGAGGCGCAGGGCGAGTGGGTGGAGAGCTACGCGCTGTTCACCGCCATCTCCGAGGACCAGCAGCGCCGCGCCTGGTGGGAGTGGCCCGAGCCCTTGCGCACGCGCCAGCCCGAGGCCATCCGGGCCGAGGGCACCCGGCTGGAGCGCCGTGTGCGCTATCACGCCTGGCTGCAGTGGGTGGCCGAGCAGCAGTGGAACTCGGTGCGCGAGGACGCCAAGGCGCGCGGCATCCTGCTGTGCGGCGACGAGCCCTTCATCATCGGCCAGGACAGCTCGGATGTGTGGGCCCACCCGGACATCCTGCGCCGCGATGCGCGCCTGGGCGTGCCGCCCGATGACTTCTCCGCCACCGGCCAGGACTGGGGCCTGCCCTACTTCGACTTCGCGGCGATGGAGAAGGACGACTACCGCTGGCTCAAGTACCGCGCCACCAAGGCCGCCAGCTACTACGACTTGCGCCGGGTGGACCACGCGGTGGGCTACTTCCGCCAGTGGATCCGCGACGAGCAGACGCCCACCGGGCGCTTCATCCCCCCGGACGAGGAGAGCCACAAGCGGCTGGGCGAGAAGCTCTTCCGCCTGCTGTCCCAGGACGCCGGCATCGTCGCCGAGGACCTGGGCGTCATTCCGCCCTTCGTGCGCCAGATCCTCGCCAACCTGGGCCTGCCTGGCTACCGGGTGATGCGCTGGGAGCGGGACGACATGACGTACCGCCACCCGCACCAGTACCCGGCCGTGTCGCTGGTCACCACGGGCACCCACGACACGGAGCCCATGGCCGACTGGTGGGAAGCCGCCCGGGACGATGAGCGGGCCGCGGTGGCGCGCACCTGGCCGGAGTTCCAGGGCGTGGAAGTGTCTCCCAAGTTCAACGCGGAGATTCACCGGGCCATGCTGGCCGCCGCGCTCAACTCCAGCAGCAACCTGTGCGTGCTGCCCTGGCAGGACATCCTGGGCACGCGCGACCGCATCAACCTGCCGGGCACCATGAGCGACAGCAACTGGGCCTACCGCATCTCCCAGAACGTGGAGGAGCTGCTGGAGGATCCGCAGTCGCGCGCCTCGGCCGAGCGCCTGGCCTGGCTCACCGCCTCCGCGCGCCGCTGA
- a CDS encoding BamA/OMP85 family outer membrane protein, which produces MEAARPHFRFLLLAVSLLLASACAGKKPRPDALKVDDLEIEGTKQVSEGSIKSKILTTDTPWWEPLWPFDKGPSYFDPIAWEADRRRIERYYQSQGYYQAAITSKTEEEVKPEGKDAVKVQVTVREGEPTRIEAIHITGLEPLSEEHRKLATEALPLKEGDIFQEENWSGVKELIQGRLREVGYAEAEVTGEAQVDLATQLATVDLRVALGPRYRFGNVFISTDPNPQVSPKRIIEQAQGAIRKGAWFSESALAEAQARVFAMGVFGAVKVNRGGPDQEAVTVPVVVDVREAPMRSVRLGGGLGIDATRQEARALAEWTNRNTFGGLRRLTVRGRVGYAFLPSFYAGDDVKSGVVGDLTTEFEQPRFLFRDLRLQASVTGEKGLEQAYSFYGGRLRAGVIWQPHPNLSIFPAYNIERFRLQGRVEGNETVPPITLGCRERDSGSSGGTSCDISLSYLETTIEWDRRDDRTEPRNGYYAALSVQAGGGPLQGDFTYIRLLPDVRYYRSFGEQQRLTVAGKLRLGTLVPYRNEETGLRQSSIVNRFFSGGGSSMRGFNSRRLSPLTPLNPDDPETTTVPVGGNSLFETSLELRYRMTESLVVATFWDTGSVSTGSLSFGRNSPLNNRLYHALGLGLRYLTLVGPIRVDIARRLNIGPPLPIEPSGSTYTLPSSGTCFGLGGKKREYAGAPDGLCTIQLSIGEAF; this is translated from the coding sequence GTGGAAGCCGCCCGTCCCCATTTCCGTTTTCTGCTGCTCGCCGTGTCCCTGTTGCTGGCCAGCGCCTGTGCCGGAAAGAAGCCCCGGCCCGACGCCCTCAAGGTCGATGACCTTGAAATCGAGGGCACGAAGCAGGTCAGCGAGGGCAGCATCAAGTCGAAGATCCTCACCACGGACACGCCGTGGTGGGAGCCGCTGTGGCCCTTCGACAAGGGCCCCTCGTACTTCGATCCCATCGCGTGGGAGGCGGACCGGCGCCGCATCGAGCGCTACTACCAATCGCAGGGATACTACCAGGCCGCGATCACCTCGAAGACCGAGGAAGAGGTGAAGCCCGAGGGCAAGGACGCGGTGAAGGTCCAGGTCACGGTGCGCGAGGGCGAGCCCACGCGCATCGAGGCCATCCACATCACCGGCCTGGAGCCCCTGAGCGAGGAGCACCGCAAGCTCGCCACGGAGGCGCTGCCCCTGAAGGAGGGCGACATCTTCCAGGAGGAGAACTGGAGCGGGGTGAAGGAGCTCATCCAGGGGCGGCTCCGGGAGGTGGGCTACGCCGAGGCGGAGGTGACGGGCGAGGCCCAGGTGGACCTCGCCACGCAGCTGGCCACGGTGGACCTGCGGGTGGCCCTGGGGCCGCGCTACCGCTTCGGCAACGTGTTCATCTCCACGGACCCCAACCCCCAGGTGAGCCCCAAGCGCATCATCGAGCAGGCGCAAGGGGCCATCCGCAAGGGCGCGTGGTTCAGCGAGTCGGCGCTCGCCGAGGCCCAGGCCCGCGTGTTCGCCATGGGCGTGTTCGGCGCGGTGAAGGTCAACCGGGGCGGGCCCGACCAGGAGGCCGTCACGGTGCCCGTGGTGGTGGACGTGCGCGAGGCGCCCATGCGCTCGGTGCGGCTGGGCGGCGGTCTGGGCATCGACGCCACGCGCCAGGAGGCGCGCGCCCTGGCCGAGTGGACCAACCGCAACACCTTCGGCGGGCTGCGGCGGCTCACCGTCCGGGGCCGCGTGGGCTACGCCTTCCTGCCCTCCTTCTATGCGGGCGATGACGTGAAGAGCGGCGTGGTGGGCGACCTCACCACCGAGTTCGAGCAGCCGCGCTTCCTCTTCCGGGATCTGCGCTTGCAAGCCTCCGTCACCGGCGAGAAGGGCCTGGAGCAGGCCTATTCGTTCTACGGCGGGCGGCTGCGCGCGGGCGTCATCTGGCAGCCCCACCCGAACCTCTCCATCTTCCCCGCCTACAACATCGAGCGCTTCCGGCTCCAGGGGCGCGTGGAGGGCAACGAAACGGTGCCCCCCATCACCCTGGGCTGCCGCGAGCGGGACTCGGGGAGCTCGGGAGGCACCTCGTGCGACATCTCCCTGAGCTACCTGGAGACCACCATCGAGTGGGACCGGCGGGATGACCGGACCGAGCCTCGCAACGGCTACTACGCGGCCCTGTCCGTCCAGGCGGGCGGTGGGCCCCTCCAGGGCGACTTCACGTACATCCGCCTGCTGCCCGACGTGCGCTACTACCGCTCCTTCGGCGAGCAGCAGCGGCTCACCGTGGCGGGCAAGCTGCGCCTGGGAACGCTCGTTCCCTACAGGAACGAGGAGACCGGGCTGCGGCAGAGCTCCATCGTCAACCGCTTCTTCTCGGGCGGCGGCTCGTCCATGCGCGGCTTCAACAGCCGGCGCCTCTCGCCGCTCACGCCCCTGAACCCGGATGATCCGGAGACGACGACGGTGCCCGTGGGCGGCAACAGCCTGTTCGAGACTTCCCTGGAACTCCGTTACCGGATGACGGAGAGCCTGGTGGTGGCCACCTTCTGGGACACGGGCTCGGTGAGCACGGGCTCCCTGTCCTTCGGGCGCAACTCCCCCCTCAACAACCGGCTGTACCACGCGCTGGGCCTGGGGTTGCGCTACCTGACGCTGGTGGGCCCCATCCGGGTGGACATTGCACGGCGGTTGAATATCGGCCCCCCCTTGCCCATCGAGCCTTCCGGCTCCACATACACCCTGCCCAGCTCCGGAACATGTTTCGGCCTGGGCGGTAAGAAACGTGAGTACGCGGGCGCCCCCGACGGGCTCTGCACGATTCAGCTGTCCATTGGAGAAGCATTTTGA
- a CDS encoding translocation/assembly module TamB domain-containing protein, translating to MRRSVWGVLGLVAVLLLLVAGVLVYATSPAGEGWILQKGLSIANAQFTGKLEAGAVDLRLTGVTLRDVKIYTPEGELAAEVALIDANLALLPLAGQHVVVRSARVERPRLYLVQDERGLNLLRALEPREPKPEEPDTGRGSLRLSLKDFRLEDGYVDFQAEGTEGAEGQHVRLEDFDASGAASYAAAKVAFDARLEATGGLALPVSGPVKLSLRGQGEEENLSADVNLSIAGLEAVARGGMRGMSDLWAEIQRVSLAPETARAFVPTYPLLVPVTLQGNGQKQGDVARTNLEVKAGKASVHLDGSFNLLTMRSDGVSLKARDIDLSELVENGPPTAIVANLSARGGGTSLETLDGDVELTVSPSKFREQPLGPVDLRASAKDGQYTLSHLRVLVPGASLDARGQGTIDNIQLKGSLSASDLAVLGQTVGKLGPGPALPLAGSGALDFQVKGPLRTPAMTASGTFSSLAYADTALKDFNLKASLPDVTQPLSVDASLVVGELSTGGRTFQNLAATVVTQDRDLKASVSTQGEVELNLSLAGLVDADQQGLAVNALTLAYPEATWRLQSPTHVRFGGGRIEVKPALSLVSDAQRLAVQLLMQGERVDARVDVGALDLSRLPRAFVPESMGLGGTLSAQLSAKGPLSRPDATYAVSLADGRFQQYTGLGLELKGTYVKDTAQGTLSAQVPAAQLNADFKVPVQAVLKRRKDELNLQVELSRLDVAEVMKLANRPEPVKGQITGLLKVTGPARDPKLEFTLNGQGLEANEMLPGRRPLKPLGFKLVAASQASDGTLDVRLDVTDLGKEAFVTLDTPFTLGQLIAKPPTADEVMRTVVALEAQLSEVPVRLLARVAGFRGRGTEGTLSLKLGLNGSVLVPQGQLELSAQGATFNGQRPLDARLIVRGEGKDTRLELTAQQRTKDDQMRPLMDLSAVVSAPMGALQDPDVIGWVPFQVKGRIHPTPLVDLPGLAGEGSPLPQRVKGLLSLELNAAGTPAAPKIDLTAGLQDLGIDEKALGQARFHYAYANARSNADVLLTSPTGGTLLVETQVPLDLSLHGMKQAPDMNTVPLDVTLRARRFDLAFLGGIHEMVRDLGGELDADARVAGQLGAPTLKGKVNWKDGKIGLMGFGSYRDIRLALDVTEEQLKLEELFARSGSGELKLTANAKAQRGTFELTGKAHLKDFPVVSDDQLLAIVSLDSTLAGTLSQQSVNIRDLYIPEAHVELPEVKRKDLQALEKPGDIVIVRNGLLVNKRRKPATPASTPGTGGTGTAGTTEEQEEEEDKPAALRTYEVHLRAPRNLWVRGTDVNVEVGMPLNDFYISYKNEAEIFGTVRVMQGRVDALGRRLDIQRNSEVRFGGPPLAPYLNLTAEHKNERESVKVFIHVRGQGKDFTIEPTSEPPMSETEIYTLLATGRSTLERNSGASMSAGAQAASVVGSLVASQAKQALSAELPLDVFSIEAGDSGGLQGTRLEVGKYISDKIYVGYTGRVGEVANERQNSNAVRFEYQFHPSWSLEANYGDARSGGLDLIWSKEY from the coding sequence GTGCGACGCTCGGTGTGGGGGGTGCTGGGACTGGTAGCAGTGCTCCTGCTGCTCGTGGCGGGGGTGCTCGTCTATGCCACCTCTCCGGCCGGAGAGGGGTGGATCCTCCAGAAGGGCCTGTCCATCGCCAACGCGCAGTTCACGGGCAAGCTGGAGGCGGGCGCCGTGGACCTGCGGCTCACCGGCGTCACCCTGCGGGACGTGAAAATCTACACGCCCGAGGGCGAGCTGGCGGCCGAGGTGGCGCTGATCGACGCGAACCTGGCGCTCCTGCCCCTGGCGGGCCAGCACGTCGTGGTGCGCTCGGCGCGTGTGGAGCGCCCGCGCCTGTACCTCGTGCAGGATGAGCGGGGCCTGAACCTCCTGCGGGCGCTGGAGCCCCGCGAGCCGAAGCCCGAGGAGCCCGACACCGGCCGGGGCTCGCTGCGGCTGTCCCTGAAGGACTTCCGGCTGGAGGATGGCTACGTCGACTTCCAGGCCGAGGGCACCGAGGGCGCCGAGGGTCAGCACGTGCGGCTGGAGGACTTCGACGCGTCCGGTGCCGCCAGCTACGCGGCGGCCAAGGTGGCCTTCGACGCGCGGCTGGAGGCCACCGGCGGCCTGGCCCTCCCGGTGAGCGGCCCGGTGAAGCTGTCGCTCCGGGGCCAGGGCGAGGAGGAGAACCTCTCCGCGGACGTGAACCTCTCCATCGCCGGCCTGGAGGCCGTGGCCCGCGGCGGCATGCGCGGCATGAGCGACCTGTGGGCGGAGATTCAGCGCGTGTCGCTGGCGCCGGAGACCGCGCGCGCCTTCGTGCCCACCTACCCCCTGCTCGTGCCCGTGACGCTCCAGGGCAACGGCCAGAAGCAGGGGGACGTGGCCCGGACGAACCTGGAGGTGAAGGCCGGCAAGGCCTCGGTGCACCTGGACGGCTCGTTCAACCTCCTGACGATGCGCTCGGATGGCGTGTCCCTGAAGGCGCGCGACATCGACCTGTCGGAGCTGGTGGAGAACGGCCCGCCCACCGCCATCGTCGCGAACCTGTCCGCGCGCGGCGGGGGCACGAGCCTGGAGACGCTCGACGGCGACGTGGAGCTGACCGTGTCGCCCTCGAAGTTCCGCGAGCAGCCCCTGGGCCCGGTGGACCTGCGCGCGAGCGCGAAGGACGGCCAGTACACGCTCTCGCACCTGCGGGTGCTGGTGCCGGGCGCCTCGCTGGACGCGCGCGGCCAGGGCACCATCGACAACATTCAATTGAAGGGCAGCCTGAGCGCCTCGGATCTCGCCGTGCTGGGGCAGACGGTGGGCAAGCTGGGCCCAGGCCCCGCGCTGCCCCTGGCCGGCAGCGGCGCGCTGGACTTCCAGGTGAAGGGGCCGCTGCGCACCCCGGCGATGACGGCCTCGGGCACCTTCTCCTCGCTGGCCTACGCGGACACCGCCCTCAAGGACTTCAACCTGAAGGCCTCGCTGCCGGATGTGACCCAGCCCCTGTCCGTGGATGCCTCGCTGGTGGTGGGAGAGCTGAGCACGGGGGGCCGCACCTTCCAGAACCTCGCGGCCACCGTCGTCACCCAGGACCGGGACCTGAAGGCCAGCGTGAGCACCCAGGGCGAGGTGGAGCTGAACCTCAGCCTGGCGGGCCTCGTGGACGCGGACCAGCAGGGCCTCGCCGTGAACGCCCTGACGCTGGCCTACCCGGAGGCCACCTGGCGGCTGCAGAGCCCCACCCACGTGCGCTTCGGCGGCGGCCGCATCGAGGTGAAGCCCGCCCTCAGCCTCGTCTCCGACGCGCAGCGCCTGGCCGTGCAGTTGCTGATGCAGGGCGAGCGCGTGGATGCGCGCGTGGACGTGGGCGCGCTCGACCTGTCGCGGCTGCCCCGGGCCTTCGTGCCCGAGTCCATGGGCCTGGGCGGCACGCTCTCCGCGCAGCTGAGCGCCAAGGGCCCGCTGTCGCGCCCGGATGCCACGTACGCCGTGTCGCTCGCCGACGGGCGCTTCCAGCAGTACACCGGCCTGGGGCTGGAGCTGAAGGGCACCTACGTGAAGGACACGGCCCAGGGCACGCTGAGCGCCCAGGTGCCCGCCGCCCAGCTCAACGCGGACTTCAAGGTGCCCGTGCAAGCGGTGCTCAAGCGCCGCAAGGACGAGCTCAACCTCCAGGTGGAGCTGTCGCGCCTGGACGTGGCCGAGGTGATGAAGCTGGCCAACCGGCCCGAGCCCGTGAAGGGACAGATCACCGGCCTGCTGAAGGTGACGGGCCCCGCGCGGGATCCCAAGCTGGAGTTCACCCTGAACGGCCAGGGCCTGGAGGCCAACGAGATGCTGCCCGGCCGCCGGCCGCTGAAGCCGCTCGGCTTCAAGCTGGTGGCGGCCTCCCAGGCCTCGGACGGCACGTTGGACGTGCGGCTCGACGTGACCGACCTGGGCAAGGAAGCCTTCGTCACGCTCGACACGCCCTTCACGCTGGGGCAGCTCATCGCCAAGCCTCCCACCGCGGATGAGGTGATGCGCACGGTGGTGGCCCTGGAGGCTCAACTGAGCGAGGTGCCCGTGCGGCTGCTCGCCCGCGTGGCGGGGTTCCGCGGCCGGGGCACGGAGGGCACGCTGTCCTTGAAGCTCGGGCTGAACGGCTCGGTGCTCGTGCCCCAGGGCCAGTTGGAGCTGAGCGCCCAGGGGGCCACCTTCAATGGCCAGCGCCCGCTGGATGCGCGGCTGATCGTGCGTGGCGAGGGCAAGGACACCCGGCTGGAGCTGACGGCGCAGCAGCGTACGAAGGATGACCAGATGCGGCCGCTGATGGACCTGAGCGCCGTCGTCTCCGCGCCGATGGGCGCGCTTCAGGATCCGGACGTCATCGGCTGGGTGCCCTTCCAGGTGAAGGGCCGCATCCACCCCACTCCCCTGGTCGATCTGCCAGGGCTGGCCGGCGAGGGAAGCCCCCTGCCGCAGCGGGTGAAGGGCCTCCTGTCTCTGGAATTGAACGCGGCGGGCACTCCCGCGGCGCCCAAGATCGATCTGACCGCGGGCCTCCAGGATCTGGGCATCGATGAGAAGGCGCTTGGCCAGGCCCGCTTCCACTATGCCTACGCGAATGCCCGCTCCAACGCGGACGTCCTCCTGACGTCCCCCACCGGGGGAACCCTGCTCGTCGAGACCCAGGTGCCCCTGGACCTGTCGCTGCACGGCATGAAGCAGGCACCCGACATGAACACCGTGCCCCTGGACGTGACGCTCCGGGCGAGGCGCTTCGACCTGGCCTTCCTCGGGGGGATCCACGAGATGGTCCGAGACCTGGGCGGGGAGCTCGATGCGGATGCGCGCGTCGCCGGCCAGTTGGGCGCGCCCACGCTGAAGGGCAAGGTGAACTGGAAGGACGGCAAGATCGGGCTCATGGGGTTCGGCTCGTACCGGGACATCCGGTTGGCGCTGGACGTGACCGAGGAGCAGCTCAAGCTCGAGGAGCTGTTCGCGCGCAGCGGCTCGGGCGAGCTGAAGCTCACCGCCAATGCCAAGGCCCAGCGCGGCACGTTCGAGCTGACCGGCAAGGCCCACCTCAAGGACTTCCCCGTCGTCTCCGACGACCAGCTGCTCGCCATCGTCTCGCTGGACTCGACGCTGGCCGGCACGCTGTCGCAGCAGTCCGTCAACATCCGGGACCTCTACATTCCCGAGGCCCACGTGGAGCTGCCCGAGGTGAAGCGCAAGGATCTGCAGGCGCTGGAGAAGCCCGGGGACATCGTCATCGTGCGCAACGGCCTGCTCGTGAACAAGCGGCGCAAGCCCGCCACCCCCGCCTCCACGCCGGGCACGGGCGGCACCGGCACCGCGGGAACCACGGAGGAGCAAGAAGAGGAAGAAGACAAGCCCGCGGCGCTGCGCACCTACGAGGTCCACCTGCGGGCGCCCCGCAACCTCTGGGTGCGCGGCACGGACGTGAACGTGGAGGTCGGCATGCCGCTCAACGACTTCTACATCTCCTACAAGAACGAGGCGGAGATCTTCGGCACCGTGCGCGTGATGCAGGGCCGGGTGGACGCGCTCGGCCGGCGCCTGGACATCCAGCGCAACAGCGAGGTGCGCTTCGGCGGCCCTCCGCTCGCGCCGTACCTGAACCTCACCGCCGAGCACAAGAATGAGCGCGAGAGCGTGAAGGTCTTCATCCACGTGCGCGGCCAGGGCAAGGACTTCACCATCGAGCCCACCAGCGAGCCGCCCATGTCGGAGACGGAGATCTACACGCTGCTCGCCACGGGCCGCAGCACGCTGGAGCGCAACTCGGGCGCGTCCATGTCCGCGGGCGCCCAGGCGGCCTCCGTGGTGGGCTCGCTGGTGGCCTCCCAGGCCAAGCAGGCGCTGTCGGCGGAGCTGCCCCTGGACGTGTTCTCCATCGAGGCGGGCGACAGCGGCGGCCTCCAGGGCACGCGCCTGGAGGTCGGCAAGTACATCTCGGACAAGATCTACGTGGGCTACACCGGCCGCGTGGGCGAGGTGGCCAACGAGCGCCAGAATTCCAACGCCGTGCGCTTCGAGTACCAGTTCCACCCGAGCTGGAGCCTCGAAGCCAACTACGGCGACGCCCGCTCGGGTGGGTTGGACCTCATCTGGAGCAAGGAGTACTGA
- a CDS encoding expansin EXLX1 family cellulose-binding protein codes for MGLGKDPKPGKVNSYETEGDGSCSFGVPVGEKFVAALNTTEFSGSAVCGACAEVDGPNGKVIARVVDVCPACAPDLMLLSQEAYSKVASGGEVSMNWKLVACGVSGPVRYHIKEGSGPYSYFAIQVRNHKVPIKSLEVMRATGWETLTRENYNYFVGNALGPPPLKVRIKGTTDEVLEDTLNFNFSSDGVQLDGAAQFK; via the coding sequence GTGGGCCTGGGCAAGGACCCCAAGCCCGGCAAGGTCAACAGCTACGAGACCGAGGGTGATGGCAGCTGCAGCTTCGGCGTGCCCGTGGGCGAGAAGTTCGTCGCGGCGCTGAACACCACCGAGTTCTCGGGCTCGGCGGTCTGTGGCGCCTGCGCCGAGGTGGATGGCCCCAATGGCAAGGTGATCGCCCGCGTCGTCGATGTCTGCCCGGCGTGCGCGCCCGACCTGATGTTGCTCAGCCAGGAGGCCTACTCGAAGGTCGCCTCCGGCGGCGAGGTGTCGATGAACTGGAAGCTGGTGGCCTGCGGTGTGAGTGGCCCCGTGCGCTATCACATCAAGGAAGGCAGCGGCCCCTACTCCTACTTCGCCATCCAGGTGCGCAACCACAAGGTGCCCATCAAGAGCCTGGAGGTGATGCGGGCCACGGGCTGGGAGACCCTCACGCGCGAGAACTACAACTACTTCGTCGGCAACGCCCTGGGCCCCCCCCCGCTCAAGGTGCGCATCAAGGGCACCACGGACGAAGTGCTGGAGGACACCCTGAACTTCAACTTCAGCAGTGACGGGGTTCAGCTCGACGGCGCGGCTCAGTTCAAGTAG